The following DNA comes from Scomber scombrus chromosome 7, fScoSco1.1, whole genome shotgun sequence.
GAGTGCCTGAAGGAGCCCAGCCTACCACCCAACTCATGCAAAAACCATTAGGGCTTTAGGGCCAAAGAGAAGaagtggggaaaaaatcatTGTGTTGTTCAagagaagaaataagaaatacacTGAGAAGATCGTTGGAGATCAATACTCCATTTCAACTCCAAGACTAGACTAGACAGTAGATAGGCTAATGTTTTGCTGAataagcattgtgtgtgtgtttgtgtgtgtgtgtgtgtttgtgtgtgtgtgtgtgtgtgtgtgtgtgtgtgtgtgtgtgtgtgaaagagataagagagagagagagagagagagagagagagagagagagagagagagagagagagagagagagagagagagagagagagagagagagagagagagagagagagagagagagagagagagaaagagagagtgtgtaagAATGCTTGGACATTATTTCTATGACTGCAGAAAGAGAAACATGGTGGCTACTGGAAAGCCAGGGAGCTGCTCGGGGGTTCATGTCACAGAATGAGTTAGCCTGTGTAGCTGTCTTCAACTATTGAGGTCAACTTGGGTTTCTACGTTGTTGACTCAAAAAACAGCTCTTGAGACAGTGGACCATAAACATCAGAGCATTTAAAGACTGGATAGAATAGGGACAAAAAACGGGCCAGAACTGGCCGTTGGGATGTACACAAATTGGCTAGacatttactttttactttagTGATAAAGAGATAAAACTCAAAACAGGGTCAAGTCCATTTTGAAGAAGtcaataaacaaaatgtttctttcatCTGATGCTGATCCACATTGGGGAGTTAGAAGACAGTAGAGCCCAACATCACTATCTTTCCTGTTTCAGTGCTCGCTCAACCCTCAGTCCTGTCCAAAACCCAGAACAGAATTCATACATTTGCCTCTGATcttaacacacaaactgttaaaaatcaACTGATTACCCAGGTTTAGAAATTGAAATACCACTAAAAGTGAATTTATACATGAGTTTTGAGACATTGAAACTTTGAGACAAGTTGTTGATTGTAAGGgcctttttgtattttattcaatCAATCTGTGTATTTCAGTGGCAAGTCAGTTGTTGAGGGGATGGACAGACTGTGATCCATTCAAGTCATGTCAATTATTTTGATACCCAAAGTCCCAATTCTGTTTCACATGCCTTTAAAGCTAACACATGGTTTACTTAAACTTGAGTACAACTGAATTGTTCTGGTGTGGGTTTAGGTGTACAGTTAGtgtcttatttttttgtgtgatatatCTCAAGTAGCCTAAAAAGCATGttgtcaaaacacacaaatatccaTAAAGGTTTGAATGAAAGATTCAACGTTGTACACCATTGACAAAGTTGACCTCTGTTTTGTAACACGCTGTCACACTTTAAACTCAGCAGTGTGAAATTTTGAGAGAGGGGAGTTCTTTaccctcctgtctctctctctctctctctctctctctctctctctctctctctctctctctctctctctctctctctctctctctctctctctctctctctctctgtctctctctctctctctctctcaagcacacacacacacacacacacacacacacacacacacacacacacacacacacacacatacacacacacacacacacacacacacacacacactccactccTTGTGGCTCATTAATCAATGACAGATTATCAGGAAAGTGACACCTTCATGATTAAAACGTTTCTGCTGAAGTTTTTAATATGAGTTTAGTTGGAAAACAGATGAAAATTGGCATTCTTATTTCAAGTGCACAGTCATTATTCAGAATACAGTAGTTTGAGGTTCATGTCAAGTGGCAAAAACCTTTATTCAAAAATAACTGTCAAAAGAAATGATGCAGTTGGATCATGGTATAGTGATAATAATTACACCATATAGTTAATCTAATTCAAGTAAAGCAGTTGATTCATGTTGCTCATTGAACAAGATAGATGATCATCACTAGATGACTGCTGAACACTGCTATCTGTCCTAATCTAGACATTAAAATAATCTTCAAATTGCTCATTCATATagataataaaagataataatataaCTACCTAATTATCATGTTtaatttcataataaaaaaagtaagaaagaaaatgcagtCAGGCCTTAAGTAGGCCCTATAGTACCTTGGTCCTGGACTGGAATCACATTATATCCCTGACTTGATccactttacacacagagcatcCCTGCTTCTCCACATCTGCCCAAGAAAAGTAAGAAGCCTCTCTTTGAATCTTTAAACGCTAAACAAGCATGAACTCCTGCCGTCGCCTTCATTTTCCGTCTAAAAGCATATACTAGTGCGcctaaatattttataataggCGCCCGATAACACTGGGTAACGCAGTGGATAATGAAAAGGTATACACCGAGggcaggggaggagggagggtatGTGGGCAGTATAGTTTAGTGGATGTGTCTATCACATTTTCACTGTATCCAGCCTAATTCTATACATACACAAAAAGCAGAGGCCCATGcaaatagaaataaacaaattagCAGAGTGGCTCTGATAAAAGAATATATCCCTGTGGGACATTATgccatgagtgtgtgtgtgtgtctatgcgtGCGTGCGTCAGGTGCGCTCGCACCATGCCCAATATCAACGTGTCaacactttctctttcatccATCGGGTGTGATGTTGAAGATAAATTGGGTCCCGCCCTGCCTTAATGCACTGTGTGTCACATTAACCCCAAAGAAtttcaaaaaaaggaaagaaaaaaagtctaaattaatAAGACAAAATGGTGTTGgttgtgtgtcagtgtgggttagggttgagggagagagagagagagagagagagagagagagagagagagagagagagagagagagagagagagagagagcgtgcgtgcgtgcgtgcgtgctttcatgtgtgtgcgtctgatgtgtgagtgagtgtatggTTGAGCGGTTCAGACGGGTTGTTAATGTTAAGGTGGCATTAGAGCTAATGCAAATTAAAAAGCACTGGCTGATCCCTTTTGACCCCCCCTGTTCACAGCGTTAATGCGGCCATTTGCTTGGAGGTACTAACCCCCTATAATTCAATTTGTCAAAATAAATGAGAGACCAGACATTTCATACAGCCCGCCCACCCACACTACCCAACCTTTCTcccaaataaaacagaagaaaagcaagacaaaaaaagttaCTTAACCGAAGCACAAGCCTCTCCGTCTTTCTAGCTCTTTATTACTTCTTTCATCTGTAAATGAAAGCGAGCAATTATTGCAAGGTGCCGGTATCATATTATTATGTTGGCCCCGGTCCCCTAGATAGTCATCAATCACTCTCAATCGACCTGTCACCGGCAGGCAGAGATCCAGCTGGAGAGCAGagtagaaggaggaggaggagggaggaggaggagtacaTCATCATTAATTTGAGGAGTGACCCCCGGGGCTATCCACATGTCTCAACCCGGGATTCTCCAAGCAAGGCAGCGCTCACTGGCGTTGGCGAGTTTGGGCTTTCGGCTGTTTGACTGCAGTTTGACGATGTTACCTGACCAAAACACACataagagagagagggcgaTACATgcttagacagacagacagacagacagacagacatatagatagatagatagatagatagatagatagatagatagataggtagatagatagatagatagatagatagatagatagatagatagatagatagatagatagatagatagatagatagatagatagatagatagatagataagaaCTGTGgttttaaaattaataatattttaatttctatGATGATCATTCAAGTTTATTCAAACACTTTTTGAGAGGTGTTACAACAGTCGAGGAACTCGTTGCTCCAGGTGGAATTGGCtcatatgaaagaaaaagaaaaaagatctgTTTTAAGTTGGAATTTATCaaaatattcattaattcaaTTCATTTGTCCTATTTGTTCTCTCTACTGTCGAGCTGAAGTTGGTTTGTCTGCTGAGTATGAACGAAATCTTCactaattaatttaaaatcaattcGTCCCCTGTGTGATTAGCATCACTGCGTAGGAATGATAGGAATGTGCTTAATTAGGCCTAATGTATTATACTAATACTTGCATGTTGAAGACACTGATTGGCTTAATTGATTGATAAGGATTGTGAATAAATTcccaggacttttttttttctttaaattcacTTGTTCCCTCTCAAATAATTTCTTCTTGAAATGTTCTTTCTGCTTTTGTCGTCATCCTGAGAAAGGAAATTCATATTAAAGTTACAGTCTGGTCATTTTTAGAGTGGGAAACTTCTGACGTCAGAGCCACCGCCGTTTAAAACAACCTGCCTCTGCTGCTGACGTCTTTTATACTACTTTTTTATAAGGCAAAAATATGTATCTGACAACAAAGTGATTATTCTAGGCAAAGATAGCATGTGTCACCTTAATCCGTGTATTTATTTCTGAGACTTTTAAGAAGAAAGGAgttttaagattttgttcattcatttttttaaattttttttttttttaccctttggAAGGCGTTCGAGTGGGGGGCAttttacacaaattaaacatgCTAGTCTGCTTCGCCCTATAAGCATCCTAGGAGCCTGTGCTTACCGATCAATTGGTACAGTCAAACAGAGCCGCAGTCTGCGTTAGAGTGGAGACCTTCAGTCTCGCTTTATTTCTGGATATTGGGGGACCTCTCTACCATGTCATATCCACAATTTGGATATCCCTATTCGTCTGCTCCACAAGTAAGTTCACGTAactgctttttctctctgttttgcttTTGATATTGCAGCGATTGATTATCTCATCGATTTAAGCTTGATCCTTTTACGCACTTTGGCTAAGAATCAGGGACGCTCTCGCAGTCCTTTTGGATATCGGAAAGGCACTGCGTTACAGCCAGTGATACCTGTGTTTCAGCAGCGATAGAACAAAAGTAAGAAAAGGGTAATCAGAAACCAGCGAGACCCCCGACCTCCCGTTCACTGATTTCTGCAAGATAATAGCCGTTCTGTAATGTCAACCATATGTTTATCTGCGCCGGAGCACACATGCCAACTTGTTCTGCACTCGCTGCGTGTGTTTGCGCCAtaacacagctgctgttttgttttggctttgAGCCATAAAAAATCATTTGGGCATTACTTTGTGTATAACTAAGCGATTTAGGGAAAACATGTTGTATCTGTTTGTTACGCTTCCTCGTGTGTTTCATTCGGATCATGGCTAATAGACGACTCGAATTGGACACGTTTTACGCGCACATTATCAGACGAATGTCAAACATCACCCATCATCAAATGTCAGTCTTTACAATCATTTAATGCTGTATTTAAGTTTTTAAAGACTACcattcagaaaaagaaaaaaaaaacattgtcaggttcactttatttcaaagcaaaaTTATATTTTGTCAAACACTTTGTTTTACGGTCAGACAAGTTAATTTACTGAGCCGGTCTTcttcttcacattaaaaaataaagtttaaaactTTGAGCTCAGAGTGCATGAACATTACTTGTCTGTTTCAATAAggaatttacttattttatataaacatatcAAAGTAGCATATTCTCTTTCGGTCCCCACCCAGTTCCTGATGACAACCAACTCTCTGACCACTTGCTGCGAGTCCCCCGGCAGATCTATAGCCGACTCTGGAGTAGCGGCGTCCGGGCAGACACCAGTGTACTGCCCAGTGTACGAGAGCCGGCTGCTGGCAACGGCGAGACATGAACTGAGTTCAGCCGCCGCGCTGGGCGTGTACGGGAACCCCTACACCAGTGGTCAAGGATATGGGAATTATGTTACATACGGCACGGACGCCTCGGCTTTCTACTCGCTGGTAAGCCCTTCATTTGATCCCTCTAGGCAGTGATTAATGGAGCCGCAGGGTGCTGAGACTTGAGCCAAGCTTACCTCTCCTCTTTCTACTGCATGCACTATCGCAAAATACCAGCCTTTTGCATACTGACTGTGATTTATTCTCTTATCATCTTTAAGACTACTTTTctatgataaataataatataggTTACTTTTTCAGAAGTGATATGAAGTCAGAAGTGTTTCAGGGTATTACTTTCTCTGGTGTAAAAGTTCAAATCATTGTCATAAAACAAGGCAGAATAAAAGTTATATCATCCCACTGCTGCCCATGCAAGCTACTTTGCATTGGAAACAAGTTACATTTTACAAAGAGACAAACTTCTACTATTTGAAGGGTCTgataaaatggttaaaatgaaTTTTGTAACGTTTTTATAACCCCCAACAGGAATACCCGGGCCTATAATATCAAAGAATGTAGTCTGTTCCAGTTGTTTTAGTGttgaaatacattattttcttaGATTATTTGGGAATGTTGTGATTAGAAAGGCAATCAGAGCAGCATATATGTCCCATTAATGATGATTTGCTCCAATAATTGAACCAGTTCTTATGCTGGTCTTGGAGCACTCTCACAGATGTTTGCCCATGAACTCAGCACTGGACACATGCAAACCTACAGAACAGTCTTTCCTTTTATGTTACTTTAATCTTCTTTTCTAAAAAACCTGAAATTAACCTCTATGTGGAAATTCTGTAAGCTTAAACAAAGGGTTTTTAATTTCAGTAACCATGTTAACATATGTATTTGAATAGAAAGTGTACCATGCACAATTAATCTTAAGTAGTTTTACCATATCTCACACAATTAGCCTTTGTGAATCGCCCCAATGAATTACATACTGAACTACTTTAATCCACTGCCATTACAAACCTGTATTACTGATACACAATATTTGTTCAGCACCAGGTGACTTAATGTACTGTACTTCCTTTGTTTCACTCTTTTAAATAATTGTCTTTGTATATTATTGCAGGGTACATTCGATACTAAAGATGCCACAGCTTCTGCGCATGCGGGAATAACCCAGGCAACAGCCTACTATCCATATGATCCTACACTGGGACAGTATCAATATGACAGGTTTGTTGTTTCTATGATAATAGGAGAGTGGTTGATATTTCTCATGTTAAGATGCTTGGTTATCAATGCAAACATGAGACCTCTTCGAGTGactgtgaatgaaatgtattactatactatactactgtGCAGTATGTTCACTGTCACATATTTTTGCAAGTTtatgtcaaatgttttaaacaaacacaggatGTGATTAACATTTAGGAAACTCTGCACAAGTACTGTGCTAGTGTAGGGTTTAAATCAATCATGCTGTGCGAGGTCAAGGCCATTCTCATCACATCTAACAACACAGGGTTATCACCTTCATCTCATTACACATTTCTTTCCTGATGGGGGTGATGTGCTTGAGAAGACCCATGCCCCTTTGAGCAAGACAAAAGGCCTCTGCACGTCTGTGTAGAGCATGCCTGCCATATGGAAAGGTCTTCTCAATAATCAGATGCCATCCAAAATAAGTCTGGGATGTGGTTAAAATGTAGGACCTGAGTGATAACAATAAATGATTTTGTAAATTGTGATCAGCACGCCCTTTGGATAGAAACCACAACTTTAAAGAGGCCAGCGCTAAGGCAGTTGCACAGTGCAGCATCGGAAACATTCTTGTGTTTTATGGCACTGTGTGTTAATTGATCTACAAAGTGTCACATAGATTAGCCCTACTGCACACTGAGAGTTCACATAACCCAAAGTTCATGAGCCGGCCATTTTAGAAGTCGCTCTAAATTCAATATGAAGTGCAAAAGGTGTCAGCATGAATCCTAAGGAGCGCACATACAACAAAGGGCCCAAGTCAAAGGCATAACAGAATTAGTGGCACTCAAATAAACAAGCAGGCCTACAGCAGTGCCACTCTATCTGAGCCCGCCTTTTTACCTGAGGGCCCATCATTACACTCAATAAAGCAATTTTACAGTCTATTTTATCTGTGAGGGAACAACACAGGGTAAAGAAAAGTGCAGCGTTCCTCTCCTTTTGATTCCCTTAGCAGTGCTTGACCTGCACTAAGCTATACAGAGCAATAAAGGCCTCATAAAAGCCTCCCCTGAGAGGACTTTTACAGCTCACTGCTGACTGAAAATCAACACTGtgcattttaaatgtaggtCTATGGTTGATATTTGTGTGAGAGGATagggtagggagggagggagtcgTATGCTGCACTTAGAAGACTTCTATACAATGCCATACACCAGGCATTATTACGGGTAAAACATCTTACTTGGTAGGaaaatttgaacatttccaAAGAACACAGTTTCTAAATTTACATATCAGTGTTGATACTTTTCAGAGGGCTTTGGGTTGTTGGAAGGGTTTCAGGAAAGTCGCGCAGCCTTTTATCTTGTCAGTCCTGTGCAttactggagactggacacaaACAGGTCCAATGCTGTTCTCTCAATTATATTAATATGGCTTGCTAGTTAACAATtttctgaatgttgttttttttagtgaaaGACAATGTGTACAGTGTGCTTAAAAGATAGTGTTTTTCCCCTTACCTTCCCCTCcattatagtttttaaatcaTGTCTCTTAActaatatgtgtttatatattagtCTTTATGCAATAATAGCCATTATATGTATGCAACGGTTAGGGTTATAAAGCTTTTTTGCAGTAGACATATTTCAAGAAGACTCCAAGAAACAGATTGCCCTATCATTGTTTACAGAAAATACGTTGCCAGGGCAACACATCAGAAATTGTCATGCAACAAGCATCACATACTATATTTACCATCTCATTATCATTGTGTTCATCTCAATTAGCAGATATGGTTCCATGGATGGAGGAACAAGGCGGAAGAACGCCACGCGTGAGACGACTAGCACACTAAAGGCCTGGCTGCAGGAACACAGAAAGAACCCGTACCCAACTAAGGGCGAGAAGATCATGCTGGCCATCATCACCAAGATGACCCTGACGCAGGTGTCCACGTGGTTCGCTAATGCCAGGAGGAGGCTCAAGAAGGAAAACAAGATGACATGGCCGCCCAGAAACAAGGGCTCAGAGGAGAAGAGATATGACGAGGATGAGGATGGATCTCAGGAGGAGCagataaaaagtgaaaacaatgaGGATGGTCAGTGTCACAATGTTTTGTTGCTCTGCAGAAATGAATTAAAACCTATAAAGCTTTATGCTTGAACTGTTTGGCGGAGCAGAACAGTTGTCTTTTGTCTAAACAGCctgtttaaaaaacagcatttatgacatctctaaaaaaaaaatgcattgttaCATTGCAGTTAGTAGTAGAAAGGTACACTTTTTTGGAACATTCCCCACCGAAGTGTGATTTTTTAACTACATCtttaaaataagttaatttataaagcacatttaagaACAACTAGAGTTTACCAAAATGCTGCACACTTCATACACATGGACcaatcatgatgatgatgactgcaATGATAATGGGAATAAGATTAAGAACAACTAGGAAGAAAATAACACTGAACCACTGTACATGTAGCCATATAACTTGAACCTGCTGTATAATTCAGCTATAtactatacacacactataaacTGGGATAACCTTAccacactgacatttttattttgctcagAATATAAATTAGAATAACATTTTAGTATAAAAAACCACAAATCAGCATAAGCAGTTTGATTCTCTGAAACCTTATGTCTCACACTTTATGGTATTTTATCTTAGAATTGAACAAGAACTTTACTTGTTTGATAATGTAGCATAATTATTGCTGAACAATATATCATagtgatagaaaaaaaaatgataatcaGACCTTgcaaattgttttgtttaacgATTTATTCCTGTAATATGCACTGTGTTAGAAACAATTAGACTTTCAAGAATTAACAGCATCAGCAGTTGAAGTTTTGTGTACAGGCCTGGTATAAGACTTCGGTTAACATAacgattttttgtttttacttaatTGGACAGGCCTCAGTCCGTTTCACATATAAGAGTGAGGAACTCAGTTTAGTCAAATTATTCGTTAAATCTTGTTAATATCGCTGACAATTCACTAAACTAGTTGTACATTTCTGAAAGTATAACTGATGATTATAAAACTGATAACTGTTTTGATCATGTGTGTTATGACTGTAATAAATAAGGGTGTAAACTTAAATGCCTTAATTTAAACCGAACAGCTATATTTTTACAAGTGACTGCAGGTTCAATTGATTAGAGAGCGACTGTTCCGGATCAGATCTGATGTCGCCTGGTATGACACCATATCTTTCACTGACAAGTCTGTTGTCACCTTTCtggtcttttttcccccctagaGACCCGAAGTCGGGCTGATAAGGACCTCCAGTTGAGCGACTTGGACGATTTCGACACGCTGGAGTCTGAGAGCTCGGAGTGTGAGCTCAAGCACCGAtaccacatgaacacacacatgacaaCGACGACCGACTGCCCCACTGAACACCTCATCAAGGACTCGTCTCTGAAAATATCCATCCCCGTCTCCCTCGGGGGTGAGCAGGACTTGAGCAAAAGTTGTCTCAAAACGAACCCGGAGGATTTCCAACCGGACAGCAGACAGCAGGCAAAGGCGTGCTAtaaccagcagcagcaacaacagcagcaacaacaaggGCACCAGATATTAGACGGCAAACCTCGGATCTGGTCTTTGGCTCAGACTGCGACGTCCCTGAACCAGACTGAGTACCCGTCCTGTATGTTGAGGTGCCAGCCGCCGCCTTCCTCCCTCACCCCGTCCCCAGCCGCTACCTCACCCGTGGCCGGCCTGGACAACAGGCAGGACTCGCCGGTCACAACCCTGAGAAACTGGGTGGACGGGGTTTTCCACGACCCCTTGTTCAGGCACAGCACTTTGAGCCAGGCTCTGACCAACACCACCGTCTCTTGGACCACGAACACCAAAGGCGCCATTCTGGAGGCGGAGAGGAGCGCGGCGGCCTTGCAGCAGCATCAAGACTCCTCCAAAGACAGTGCCATGAGTTTCCCAAAAACTATCAACAAACTGTTTTGTTCCTAACAAAACCAAATTACCCTTTTTGTTGCTTAAAGAAACATACTTTTGTGACTGGCTGAGAGTCGGATGGAAAAGCATACTTCGTCTTCATGTTCCCCTCATTATCTTTTattcgttttttttaaagcaatggTAGGCTATAGCTGTTACATTGGCGGTACACAAGTGAAACATTCGGATCGGTTTGGCTTATTTGATTCAACGCACGCTCAAAAC
Coding sequences within:
- the irx4a gene encoding iroquois-class homeodomain protein IRX-4a, which encodes MSYPQFGYPYSSAPQFLMTTNSLTTCCESPGRSIADSGVAASGQTPVYCPVYESRLLATARHELSSAAALGVYGNPYTSGQGYGNYVTYGTDASAFYSLGTFDTKDATASAHAGITQATAYYPYDPTLGQYQYDRYGSMDGGTRRKNATRETTSTLKAWLQEHRKNPYPTKGEKIMLAIITKMTLTQVSTWFANARRRLKKENKMTWPPRNKGSEEKRYDEDEDGSQEEQIKSENNEDETRSRADKDLQLSDLDDFDTLESESSECELKHRYHMNTHMTTTTDCPTEHLIKDSSLKISIPVSLGGEQDLSKSCLKTNPEDFQPDSRQQAKACYNQQQQQQQQQQGHQILDGKPRIWSLAQTATSLNQTEYPSCMLRCQPPPSSLTPSPAATSPVAGLDNRQDSPVTTLRNWVDGVFHDPLFRHSTLSQALTNTTVSWTTNTKGAILEAERSAAALQQHQDSSKDSAMSFPKTINKLFCS